From a region of the Parcubacteria group bacterium genome:
- the rplM gene encoding 50S ribosomal protein L13 encodes MERKYHSFDLKEKAMGRLATQIAKILSGRNKVDFTPHIDGGDFVVVANSDELIMSGGKEIKKLYHKYSGYPGGIKTLTLEEMRKKDSRKIIREAVYGMLPKNKLRDKMIKRLFIYKDDKFNHKIDIKH; translated from the coding sequence ATGGAAAGAAAATATCATTCATTTGATTTGAAGGAAAAAGCGATGGGACGCTTGGCTACTCAAATAGCTAAGATTTTGAGCGGTCGAAACAAAGTTGACTTTACTCCTCATATTGACGGCGGAGATTTTGTGGTGGTTGCTAATTCCGATGAATTGATAATGAGCGGAGGAAAAGAAATAAAAAAACTCTATCACAAATACAGCGGATATCCCGGAGGAATAAAGACTTTAACGCTGGAAGAAATGAGAAAGAAAGATTCAAGAAAAATAATTAGAGAAGCTGTTTACGGAATGCTTCCTAAAAACAAGCTTCGAGACAAAATGATAAAAAGGCTGTTTATTTATAAAGACGATAAGTTTAATCACAAGATTGATATAAAACACTAA